In Streptomyces nodosus, one DNA window encodes the following:
- a CDS encoding non-ribosomal peptide synthetase, producing the protein MNTPRLEPGSLAGAVLAQARRTPAAVAVEDGAHVLDYAELDRLSGRVAAHLRRRGVRPGQAVAVCLPRSWQLVCVMLGIRRAGAVVVPLDRVSPHDRQCHILEDSGAAVVIHDGESAHPGALDAADLLRPPQDTVEPEPTAGAPDETGFVFYTSGSTGRPKGVEVTDAGVLRLARPGYIELKPGDRYACLSNPAFDALSFEVWAPLVTGGVCVVLDDIQVHTPHRLEAVLRERRVDTLFITAALFHTVVEKVPHCFADTTQVLIGGERLDPRSIRRWYEANPGTATVLHNVYGPTEATTFALIHPVPRDFDTDEVPIGTPLPGTGLLLRTQDGRTADPGELAELLLCGTALARGYRNLPEETARSFVELPDESGTPCRWYRTGDLVRQDPEGRVTYVGRADRQVKVRGFRIEPGEVEQRIQALPAVRQVYACVRRDTAGRNELLAFLVPGDGLDFDAYERHLTTALPPYMRPHHTHLVTELPLNANGKVDRAALIEAAGTPWRAGREGAARVTDEQRPVLEIAEEILDVRGLRPDDRWIPNGGDSLKALRFRFEIHHRFAVDLPQDLVLRADFAALADAVHAPDGAARPHPPVPPATEEPDAPATSEQERLWLLHQRDPEDRSYDVPLAFRIRGHVDPEALHRAVHTLVQRNPALRTCLVPAPDGLRQRTERPYDPWQPLESRAGERWQDTADRFFAHRFDLTDPRMFRAAWVRRSDGGLLLLHLHHAAVDGWSLNLLLQDLSEAYAGAPARPEPPVIPLDFARWQQDWRATGAYARHRADLLAHYDDEPAPSAPLPDPAPEQRRRARLLRTSLDLTHRTALDRRAAAAGLTRFQLLVSAFTASLYGVTGQTRPLVAAPVANRPRPEFGDVVGMFANTVLLDLAARPRDTLDSNLAAHADTVSAVLGGQEVALADVLADRSFRERTPLFDYLFVLENTEFSRLSLDGCRTEPRWPQPTGAKCALTLSVVEHESGFDCLWEYRDDIGTERARVAARLFREALEHLTAGSDLTLRELVAPYRHSLDRPGHGTEPADDVTTVAEAFARQVSRTPDAPAVTLGDTTLTYAELDAQADEFASALSAFRPADPAAPAAVALYLQPSVEHIVALLAATRLNLTLVPLDPAYPPSLLRHVLDQAAPRCVVVAPEDTAVLDTIAPPDLPRHVLTLADTPRAPRVPHRHQGLRPLYTLFTSGSTGTPKGVQVPDRTLCNLLSWQREQGGLDRPAVTQQFSMLSFDVSFQEILTTLCNGGELRLVKPAWRQDVPALLRELENGAVERIFLPYVALQLLAEHGVRLGRYPSRLREVVTAGEQLVCTDAIRTWFAGLPGGARLFNHYGPTETHVVSGLWLDGDPATWPLRPAIGRPVSGAVLRVADEEGLPVPPGVTGELLIGGLMATRCYLGGDDAHRDRFLDDPELGTFYRTGDQAYFDRQGLLHHAGRDDGQVKLGGHRLELGQVEAALLQYPGVTNAVAGVEEGRLVAVLQCGEEAPDTVGLAAHLDGLLPAYIRIARFRLVDDLPRTPSGKLDRRAALTAPGRELLPAASPTEAPTGLEQRLAGLFETATGKVPGVDQRFFDAGATSLDLMRFHLRCAGEGDLPFSVPDLFEHVSLRALARFLTQDRTAAEPDRAPSRAPARADEPIAVIGMAVRLPGADDLASFWDLVVTGRRGIEHFPATEGRTGARSQMAGLLAFDPGRFTISPQEARLMDPQQRHLLMNCVEALAHTGLGDPATRRVGIIASCGENTYHQKMLREADPGALPDSFRMAQHHDKDFLATKAAYHLGLTGPALTVQSACSSSLVGVHIASGMLRQGDAEAMIVAGVLVDTELTDGYTYRPQHIFSPDGHCRPFSADAEGTIGASGAGAVVLKPLSAARRDGDTVYAVLTGSGVNNDGADKLGYSAPSRAGQRDAIRAALTRSGRRATDLGYIEAHGTGTRLGDPVEAAALREAYGLEDDARVPLSSVKSQIGHLGAAAGVVGLIRAVLAVHHGILPPTADFDRLNPAIDDGPFRVPVAAEPWPANTPRVAAVSSFGIGGTNAHLLLERPEETPAAPHALPVIPCLVLSGSSDAAVRADGRRIADYLEAHPDAYPQVLRHLQAGRPALSHRAAAACPDVSSAVGRLRSLTTVAPAPSAPRLSADGLDPHALAEAWTAGHTLLWPEGPAPAPWDFPPPAFETAEYDFPRAPAPERAAPADEATAAPGPEQVPRLPMAQWLHQPLWARLRRARTGGHDPARIAVVVTAADSAHSADSGDSGDEAWRFLERHYARVVTVRAGAVFTRIDEDRYQADPADPAHLSALLTRVTGATPAVDWLHALPLALHGEPSTDAVETGQWACLDTVAALTLAVAALPEGQRPNLWLLSHQAQPVTGDVRTPEAGLLAAALEVPRQELGVSARWADLPGPRPADWAAHLPDVLLDTALTMTATALRDGYWWHRTLQSVPVSIPESAPPSIPGTHLVLGGTGGIGTTLAACLLRQPGNRVVLVARGTDTPDALAAFPDRVTLVSADLATEEPETIAARLAPHLAGLTGIVHAAGTAAGGLLARREPVTARRATAAKLRGALLVELLLAEHDPDYALFCSSMAARFGGVGQFDYAAANAFLDAHAHHAPSGRTRTVRMSIGWDAWREVGMAQHALGTDSRHQAHLTVALTPEEGATLFEQALDLRLPHLMVNTTDLAAASLFYEPAPRPRTPAADDDPTTALTAALCGLLGVDTIDPQAALYDLGADSLTLLELLDEVKRLFGTDLDLSRLSHRVSLAEILGHLGSDTRSSEAVEVEVWQQGTGRDVLCLVHPVGGDIQAYRPLVAALPDDLTVCLIADPALRDPAQAPLTITERAERYLASVRDTFPGTGHRLRLAGWSFGAWTALSMAALAESQGDAVDALYLLDPPPPGAGRLLAAYSEEQVDAVFARELSGGRAESLPDAGRAYAERLAHCCRSNLAAMAGHHVPRLHSTPTTVWLAERPVGEGLLAPEPTAPDAWDHHLPGPRVERIDADHYELVAEPHVQDIAVVLSAPSPPNSSTMP; encoded by the coding sequence ATGAACACCCCTCGCCTCGAGCCCGGCTCGCTCGCCGGGGCCGTACTCGCCCAGGCCCGCCGTACGCCCGCCGCGGTCGCCGTCGAGGACGGCGCCCATGTCCTGGACTACGCGGAACTCGACCGGCTCAGCGGCCGGGTAGCCGCTCACCTTCGCCGTCGTGGAGTGCGCCCCGGGCAGGCCGTCGCGGTCTGCCTGCCCCGCTCCTGGCAACTGGTGTGCGTCATGCTGGGCATCCGCCGGGCCGGCGCCGTCGTCGTCCCGCTCGACCGGGTGAGCCCCCACGACCGGCAATGTCACATTCTCGAGGACTCCGGCGCCGCCGTCGTGATCCACGACGGCGAGAGCGCCCACCCCGGTGCCCTGGACGCCGCCGACCTGCTCCGGCCCCCGCAGGACACCGTCGAGCCGGAGCCCACCGCCGGTGCTCCCGACGAAACCGGCTTCGTCTTCTACACCTCCGGCAGCACCGGCCGCCCCAAGGGCGTCGAGGTCACCGACGCGGGCGTGCTGCGGCTGGCCCGGCCCGGCTATATCGAGCTGAAGCCCGGGGACCGCTACGCCTGTCTGTCCAACCCCGCCTTCGACGCCCTCAGTTTCGAGGTGTGGGCCCCGCTGGTGACCGGCGGTGTCTGCGTCGTACTGGACGACATACAGGTGCACACCCCCCACCGGCTCGAGGCCGTGCTGCGCGAGCGCCGGGTGGACACCCTGTTCATCACGGCGGCCCTGTTCCACACGGTCGTCGAGAAGGTCCCCCACTGCTTCGCCGACACCACCCAGGTCCTCATCGGCGGGGAACGACTCGACCCACGGTCGATCCGCCGCTGGTACGAGGCCAATCCCGGCACCGCCACCGTTCTGCACAACGTGTACGGCCCGACGGAGGCCACGACCTTCGCCCTGATCCACCCCGTCCCACGGGACTTCGACACCGACGAGGTACCGATCGGCACCCCGCTGCCGGGGACCGGACTGCTGCTGCGCACCCAGGACGGACGCACCGCGGACCCCGGCGAACTTGCCGAACTGCTGCTCTGCGGAACGGCGTTGGCCCGCGGATACCGCAACCTTCCCGAGGAGACCGCGCGCAGCTTCGTCGAGCTGCCGGACGAGAGCGGCACCCCATGCCGCTGGTACCGCACCGGCGACCTCGTACGCCAGGACCCCGAGGGACGCGTCACCTATGTCGGCCGGGCGGACCGGCAGGTCAAGGTGCGCGGCTTCCGCATCGAACCCGGTGAGGTGGAGCAGCGGATCCAGGCCCTGCCCGCCGTGCGCCAGGTCTATGCCTGCGTCCGGCGGGACACGGCCGGCCGCAACGAACTGCTGGCCTTCCTCGTCCCCGGTGACGGCCTCGACTTCGACGCCTACGAGCGCCACCTCACCACCGCCCTGCCCCCGTACATGCGCCCCCATCACACCCATCTGGTCACCGAACTCCCGCTGAACGCCAACGGGAAGGTCGACCGGGCCGCCCTGATCGAGGCAGCGGGAACACCCTGGCGGGCCGGCCGCGAGGGCGCCGCCCGGGTCACCGATGAACAACGGCCCGTGCTGGAGATCGCCGAGGAGATCCTCGACGTCCGCGGACTGCGCCCCGACGACCGCTGGATCCCCAACGGCGGCGACTCGCTGAAGGCACTGCGGTTCCGCTTCGAGATCCACCACCGCTTCGCCGTCGACCTGCCCCAGGACCTCGTCCTGCGCGCCGACTTCGCCGCCCTCGCGGACGCGGTGCACGCCCCGGACGGCGCCGCCCGCCCGCACCCGCCGGTACCGCCCGCCACCGAGGAACCGGACGCGCCCGCCACCAGCGAGCAGGAACGCCTCTGGCTGCTGCACCAGCGCGACCCCGAGGACCGCTCCTACGACGTGCCGCTCGCTTTCCGGATCAGGGGACATGTCGACCCGGAGGCATTGCACCGCGCGGTGCACACCCTGGTGCAGCGGAACCCGGCCCTGCGTACTTGTCTGGTCCCGGCCCCCGACGGACTGCGTCAGCGCACCGAACGCCCCTACGACCCCTGGCAACCGTTGGAGAGCCGGGCGGGGGAGCGGTGGCAGGACACCGCCGACCGCTTCTTCGCCCACCGTTTCGACCTCACCGATCCGCGGATGTTCCGCGCCGCCTGGGTGCGGCGGTCCGACGGCGGCCTGCTGCTCCTCCACCTCCACCACGCGGCCGTGGACGGCTGGTCCCTCAACCTCCTCCTCCAGGACCTCAGCGAGGCCTACGCCGGGGCCCCCGCACGCCCGGAACCGCCCGTCATCCCCCTCGACTTCGCGCGCTGGCAGCAGGACTGGCGTGCGACCGGCGCCTACGCACGACACCGCGCGGACCTCCTCGCCCATTACGACGACGAGCCGGCCCCCTCGGCCCCCCTGCCCGACCCCGCACCCGAACAGCGTCGGCGGGCCCGGCTCCTGCGCACCTCCCTCGACCTGACGCATCGCACCGCCCTGGACCGGCGCGCCGCCGCAGCGGGACTGACCCGGTTCCAGCTACTGGTGTCCGCGTTCACCGCGAGCCTGTACGGAGTGACGGGACAGACCCGCCCGCTGGTCGCCGCACCCGTGGCCAACCGCCCCCGCCCCGAGTTCGGCGATGTGGTCGGCATGTTCGCCAACACCGTGCTCCTCGACCTGGCGGCCCGGCCCCGGGACACCCTCGACAGCAACCTCGCCGCGCACGCGGACACCGTGAGTGCCGTGCTGGGCGGGCAGGAGGTCGCTCTCGCCGACGTCCTCGCCGACCGGTCCTTCCGCGAGCGCACCCCGCTGTTCGACTACCTGTTCGTGCTGGAGAACACCGAGTTCTCCCGGCTGAGCCTGGACGGCTGTCGCACCGAGCCCCGCTGGCCGCAGCCGACGGGAGCCAAGTGCGCCCTCACCCTCTCGGTCGTCGAGCACGAGTCCGGCTTCGACTGCCTGTGGGAGTACCGGGACGACATCGGCACCGAGCGCGCCCGGGTCGCCGCCCGGCTCTTCCGTGAGGCCCTGGAGCATCTGACCGCCGGCAGCGACCTCACCCTGCGCGAACTCGTCGCCCCCTACCGGCACAGCCTCGACCGGCCGGGCCACGGCACCGAGCCCGCGGACGACGTGACCACCGTGGCCGAGGCGTTCGCCCGCCAGGTGTCCCGCACCCCCGACGCCCCCGCCGTGACCCTCGGCGACACCACCCTCACCTATGCCGAACTCGACGCACAGGCCGACGAGTTCGCCTCGGCCCTGAGCGCCTTCCGCCCGGCCGATCCCGCCGCGCCCGCAGCCGTGGCCCTCTACCTCCAGCCCTCCGTCGAACACATCGTCGCCCTCCTGGCGGCGACCCGCCTCAACCTGACCCTTGTCCCCCTCGACCCCGCCTATCCGCCGTCCCTGCTGCGCCATGTGCTCGACCAGGCCGCACCGCGTTGCGTCGTGGTCGCCCCCGAGGACACCGCCGTTCTCGACACCATCGCCCCGCCGGACCTGCCTCGGCACGTCCTCACCCTCGCCGACACACCCCGGGCCCCACGCGTTCCCCACCGGCACCAAGGGCTACGCCCCCTGTACACCTTGTTCACCTCCGGCTCCACCGGGACCCCCAAAGGCGTCCAGGTCCCCGACCGGACCCTGTGCAACCTGCTGTCCTGGCAGCGGGAGCAGGGCGGACTGGACCGGCCCGCCGTCACCCAGCAGTTCTCCATGCTGTCCTTCGACGTCTCCTTCCAGGAGATCCTGACCACCCTGTGCAACGGCGGCGAGCTGCGGCTGGTGAAACCGGCCTGGCGGCAGGACGTCCCCGCCCTGCTGCGAGAGCTGGAGAACGGGGCCGTGGAACGGATCTTCCTCCCCTATGTGGCCCTCCAACTCCTCGCCGAACACGGCGTGCGCCTGGGCCGGTACCCCTCCCGACTCCGAGAGGTCGTGACCGCGGGCGAGCAGCTGGTGTGCACCGACGCCATCCGCACCTGGTTCGCCGGACTTCCGGGCGGCGCACGGCTGTTCAACCACTACGGCCCGACCGAGACCCATGTCGTCAGCGGACTGTGGCTCGACGGCGACCCCGCCACCTGGCCCCTGCGCCCCGCGATCGGGCGGCCGGTGTCAGGGGCGGTGCTGCGGGTGGCCGACGAGGAGGGCCTCCCCGTCCCGCCCGGCGTCACCGGCGAACTGCTGATCGGTGGCCTCATGGCCACCCGCTGCTACCTCGGCGGCGACGACGCACACCGCGACCGGTTCCTCGACGATCCGGAACTCGGCACCTTCTACCGCACCGGCGACCAGGCGTACTTCGACCGGCAGGGCCTGCTGCACCACGCGGGCCGCGACGACGGCCAGGTCAAACTCGGCGGCCACCGGCTGGAACTGGGACAGGTCGAGGCCGCGCTCCTCCAGTACCCCGGGGTGACCAACGCCGTCGCCGGCGTGGAGGAGGGCCGGCTCGTGGCCGTCCTCCAGTGCGGGGAAGAAGCCCCCGATACCGTCGGCCTCGCCGCCCATCTCGACGGACTGCTCCCGGCCTACATCCGTATCGCCCGCTTCCGCCTGGTCGACGACCTCCCCCGCACGCCGAGCGGCAAACTGGACCGTCGGGCGGCACTCACCGCACCCGGCAGAGAACTGCTTCCCGCCGCCTCCCCGACCGAGGCCCCGACCGGACTCGAACAACGGCTGGCCGGCCTGTTCGAGACGGCCACCGGCAAGGTGCCCGGCGTCGACCAGCGGTTCTTCGACGCCGGGGCCACCAGTCTGGACCTGATGCGGTTCCACCTCAGATGCGCGGGAGAGGGCGACCTTCCCTTCTCCGTACCGGATCTGTTCGAACACGTCAGCCTGCGCGCGCTTGCCCGGTTCCTCACACAGGACCGCACCGCCGCCGAGCCGGACCGTGCCCCTTCCCGGGCGCCGGCACGAGCCGACGAACCGATCGCCGTCATCGGGATGGCGGTACGGCTGCCCGGCGCGGACGATCTGGCATCCTTCTGGGACCTGGTGGTCACCGGCCGCCGCGGCATCGAGCACTTTCCCGCGACCGAGGGCCGCACCGGTGCCCGCAGCCAGATGGCGGGCCTGCTCGCCTTCGACCCGGGCAGGTTCACCATCAGCCCCCAGGAAGCCCGGCTGATGGACCCCCAGCAGCGCCACCTCCTGATGAACTGCGTCGAGGCCCTCGCCCACACCGGGCTGGGCGACCCCGCCACCCGGCGGGTGGGGATCATCGCGTCCTGCGGCGAGAACACCTACCACCAGAAGATGCTCCGCGAGGCGGATCCCGGCGCGCTGCCGGACAGCTTCCGCATGGCCCAGCATCACGACAAGGACTTCCTCGCCACCAAGGCCGCCTACCATCTGGGACTCACCGGCCCGGCGCTCACCGTCCAGTCCGCCTGCTCCAGCTCCCTCGTCGGGGTGCATATCGCCTCGGGGATGCTCCGGCAGGGCGACGCCGAGGCGATGATCGTCGCGGGTGTCCTCGTCGACACCGAGCTGACCGACGGCTACACCTACCGCCCGCAGCACATCTTCTCGCCGGACGGGCACTGCCGGCCCTTCAGCGCGGACGCCGAGGGCACCATCGGGGCCAGCGGCGCCGGCGCCGTCGTCCTCAAACCCCTCTCCGCCGCCCGCCGGGACGGCGACACCGTGTACGCCGTCCTCACCGGGTCGGGCGTCAACAACGACGGCGCGGACAAGCTCGGCTACAGCGCTCCCTCCCGCGCCGGACAGCGCGACGCCATCCGCGCCGCCCTGACGCGCAGCGGCCGCCGGGCCACCGACCTCGGCTACATCGAGGCCCATGGCACGGGCACCCGGCTCGGCGACCCCGTGGAGGCCGCCGCGCTGCGCGAGGCGTACGGGCTCGAGGACGACGCGCGAGTGCCGCTGTCCTCGGTGAAGAGCCAGATCGGACACCTGGGCGCCGCGGCCGGAGTCGTCGGCCTGATCCGCGCCGTCCTCGCCGTGCACCACGGGATCCTTCCGCCCACGGCCGACTTCGACCGGCTCAACCCCGCCATCGACGACGGCCCGTTCCGGGTGCCCGTCGCGGCCGAACCCTGGCCGGCGAACACCCCCAGGGTGGCCGCCGTGAGCAGCTTCGGCATCGGCGGAACCAACGCGCACCTCCTCCTTGAACGGCCCGAGGAGACACCGGCCGCTCCCCACGCGCTGCCGGTGATTCCCTGTCTGGTGCTGTCGGGCAGCTCCGACGCCGCCGTGCGCGCCGACGGCCGTCGCATCGCCGACTACCTGGAGGCACACCCCGACGCCTACCCGCAGGTGCTACGCCATCTCCAGGCCGGCCGGCCCGCGCTCAGCCACCGCGCGGCGGCGGCCTGCCCGGACGTCTCCTCCGCCGTCGGCCGGCTGCGCTCCCTGACGACGGTCGCACCCGCACCGTCCGCGCCCCGGTTGTCCGCCGACGGCCTCGACCCGCACGCCCTCGCCGAGGCGTGGACCGCCGGACACACCCTCCTCTGGCCCGAGGGCCCGGCCCCCGCGCCCTGGGACTTCCCGCCGCCCGCCTTCGAGACCGCGGAGTACGACTTTCCGCGCGCACCCGCTCCGGAACGCGCCGCCCCGGCGGACGAGGCCACCGCGGCACCCGGACCCGAGCAGGTACCACGACTGCCCATGGCCCAGTGGCTCCACCAGCCCCTCTGGGCACGCCTGCGCCGGGCGCGCACCGGCGGCCACGATCCTGCCCGCATCGCCGTCGTCGTCACCGCCGCCGACTCCGCGCACTCCGCCGACTCCGGTGACTCCGGGGACGAGGCCTGGCGGTTCCTCGAACGGCACTACGCCCGGGTCGTGACCGTGCGAGCGGGAGCCGTCTTCACCCGCATCGACGAGGACCGCTACCAGGCCGACCCCGCCGACCCCGCGCACCTTTCCGCGCTCCTCACCCGCGTCACCGGCGCCACCCCGGCCGTCGACTGGCTGCACGCGCTGCCGCTCGCCCTGCACGGCGAACCGAGCACCGACGCCGTCGAGACGGGCCAGTGGGCCTGCCTCGACACCGTCGCCGCCCTCACCCTGGCCGTGGCCGCCCTCCCGGAGGGGCAACGGCCGAACCTCTGGCTGCTGTCCCACCAGGCGCAGCCGGTCACCGGCGACGTCCGCACCCCCGAGGCGGGTCTGCTCGCCGCCGCCCTCGAAGTCCCCCGCCAGGAACTGGGCGTGTCCGCACGCTGGGCCGATCTGCCCGGACCCCGCCCCGCCGACTGGGCCGCCCATCTGCCCGACGTGCTCCTCGACACCGCACTCACCATGACGGCGACGGCTCTGCGCGACGGCTACTGGTGGCACCGCACACTCCAGTCCGTCCCCGTATCCATACCGGAGTCGGCCCCGCCGTCCATCCCCGGTACCCACCTGGTGCTCGGTGGCACCGGCGGCATCGGCACCACCCTGGCCGCCTGCCTGCTGCGGCAACCCGGCAACCGCGTCGTCCTGGTCGCACGCGGCACCGACACACCGGACGCGCTCGCTGCGTTCCCCGACCGTGTCACTCTGGTGTCCGCCGACCTCGCCACGGAGGAACCGGAGACGATCGCCGCCCGACTCGCCCCGCACCTGGCCGGCCTCACCGGAATCGTCCATGCCGCCGGAACGGCCGCGGGGGGCCTTCTCGCCCGGCGCGAACCCGTCACCGCCCGCCGCGCCACCGCGGCCAAACTGCGCGGTGCCCTGCTCGTCGAACTCCTCCTCGCCGAACACGACCCCGACTACGCGCTGTTCTGCTCGTCGATGGCCGCCCGGTTCGGGGGCGTCGGCCAGTTCGACTACGCGGCGGCCAACGCCTTCCTGGACGCCCACGCCCACCACGCGCCATCCGGCCGCACCCGCACCGTGCGGATGAGCATCGGCTGGGACGCATGGCGAGAGGTGGGCATGGCGCAGCACGCTCTGGGCACCGACAGCCGCCATCAGGCACATCTGACGGTCGCGCTCACGCCCGAGGAAGGCGCCACCCTCTTCGAGCAGGCCCTCGATCTGCGCCTGCCGCATCTGATGGTCAACACCACGGACCTGGCCGCCGCATCCCTCTTCTACGAACCGGCACCCCGCCCGCGTACTCCGGCAGCCGACGACGACCCCACCACCGCCCTCACCGCCGCCCTCTGCGGACTTCTCGGCGTGGACACCATCGACCCCCAGGCGGCGCTGTACGACCTGGGAGCCGACTCACTGACCCTTCTGGAACTCCTCGACGAGGTGAAACGCCTCTTCGGCACCGACCTCGACCTGTCCCGCCTCAGCCATCGGGTCAGTCTCGCCGAGATCCTCGGCCACCTCGGATCCGACACCCGTTCCTCGGAAGCGGTGGAGGTCGAGGTGTGGCAGCAAGGAACGGGCCGCGACGTGCTGTGCCTCGTCCACCCCGTCGGCGGCGACATCCAGGCCTACCGCCCCCTCGTGGCAGCCCTGCCCGACGACCTGACTGTCTGCCTGATCGCCGACCCGGCGCTGCGCGACCCCGCGCAGGCCCCCCTGACGATCACCGAGCGCGCGGAACGCTATCTGGCGTCCGTCCGGGACACGTTCCCCGGCACCGGCCACCGACTGCGCCTCGCCGGCTGGTCGTTCGGCGCCTGGACCGCCCTGTCCATGGCGGCACTCGCCGAGTCACAGGGCGACGCCGTGGACGCCCTCTACCTGCTCGACCCGCCTCCGCCCGGTGCGGGACGACTCCTCGCCGCCTACAGCGAGGAACAGGTGGACGCCGTCTTCGCACGCGAGCTGAGCGGCGGCCGCGCCGAAAGCCTGCCGGACGCCGGCCGCGCCTACGCCGAGCGCCTCGCGCACTGCTGCCGCAGCAACCTCGCCGCCATGGCCGGGCATCACGTACCGCGTCTGCACAGCACCCCCACCACCGTCTGGCTCGCCGAACGCCCGGTCGGCGAAGGGCTCCTCGCCCCGGAACCGACCGCCCCCGACGCCTGGGACCACCACCTGCCTGGCCCACGGGTCGAGCGCATCGACGCGGACCACTACGAACTCGTCGCCGAACCCCACGTCCAGGACATCGCCGTCGTCCTCTCGGCCCCGTCACCGCCGAACTCCTCGACCATGCCCTGA
- a CDS encoding TauD/TfdA dioxygenase family protein, with the protein MEDYALRAVEQLTTRPVEPYEAITVAPLTPLLGAEVSGIDLARELTPQQEKELKHAFAAHHVLVFRDQDITPEEHKRFAGVFGDLHPVTLPVEGSDPYILDIKAGKDSRNVAGNGWHADGTADAEPSLGSMLYITTMPEGGSGGDTLFANMHLAYELLSPALRAFLDGLTALHDGALPWTAAGQTPPPEYDVPRTEHPVVVRHPENGRKLLFVNAPYTSHITQLSPAESDALLGMLYRHIAQTPLLHCRVRWQERTLVFWDNRSVQHHAVWDYFPLTREGRRVAIDGTKLDA; encoded by the coding sequence ATGGAGGACTACGCACTGCGAGCCGTCGAACAGCTCACCACCCGCCCCGTGGAACCCTACGAGGCCATCACCGTCGCTCCGTTGACCCCGCTGCTCGGCGCGGAGGTCTCCGGCATCGACCTCGCCCGGGAGCTGACACCACAGCAGGAGAAGGAACTCAAGCACGCCTTCGCGGCCCACCACGTGCTGGTCTTCCGCGACCAGGACATCACACCCGAGGAGCACAAGCGCTTCGCGGGCGTCTTCGGTGACCTGCACCCCGTCACCCTGCCGGTCGAGGGCTCCGACCCGTACATCCTGGACATCAAGGCCGGCAAGGACTCGCGGAACGTGGCCGGCAACGGCTGGCACGCGGACGGCACCGCCGACGCCGAACCCTCCCTCGGATCCATGCTCTACATCACGACCATGCCCGAGGGCGGCAGCGGCGGCGACACCCTCTTCGCCAATATGCACCTCGCCTATGAACTCCTCTCACCCGCCCTGCGCGCCTTCCTCGACGGTCTGACGGCCCTCCACGACGGTGCCCTGCCGTGGACCGCGGCCGGCCAGACGCCGCCGCCCGAGTACGACGTGCCGCGCACCGAACACCCCGTGGTCGTCCGGCACCCGGAGAACGGCCGCAAGCTGCTGTTCGTCAACGCCCCCTACACGTCCCACATCACCCAGCTCTCCCCGGCCGAGAGCGACGCCCTGCTCGGCATGCTCTACCGGCACATCGCCCAGACCCCGCTGCTGCACTGCCGGGTCCGGTGGCAGGAACGCACCCTGGTGTTCTGGGACAACCGCAGCGTCCAGCACCATGCCGTCTGGGACTACTTCCCCCTGACCCGGGAAGGCCGCCGCGTGGCGATCGACGGCACCAAACTGGACGCCTGA
- a CDS encoding erythromycin esterase family protein, with protein MATDIKDAAHVVDAAVVLRLLPARPRLLALGEPTHGEDTLLRLRNELFRQLVEEEGYRTIAIESDCMTGLAVDDHITSGTGTLDEVMEHGFSHGWGAFAGNRELVHWMRAYNAGRPASEWLRFAGFDGPLEITHAASPREALTALHDYLAARVDADLLPCTMDTLDGLLGTDDRWTDPAAMMDPARSVGRSVEARELRLLADDLVALLDAQTPHLLAATSREDWDRACLYGRTATGLLRYHHWMADTSPARMTRLCALRDAMMAHNLLALAARGPALVHAHNSHLQREKSTMQMWQGSVEWWSAGALVSARLGEEYAFAPTALGTIRHQGVDTPPPDTVEGLLYALPEDRCVIDAPRLAAALGDRRPAPRVSPWFGYAPLDPAHLADSDGIVFVKDVSKEPRPSRP; from the coding sequence ATGGCTACTGACATCAAGGACGCCGCCCATGTCGTCGACGCTGCCGTCGTCCTGAGGCTGCTCCCGGCCCGGCCCCGGCTGCTGGCTCTGGGCGAGCCCACCCATGGCGAGGACACCCTGCTCAGGCTGCGCAACGAGCTGTTCCGGCAGCTTGTCGAGGAGGAGGGCTACCGAACGATCGCGATCGAGAGCGACTGCATGACGGGGCTGGCCGTGGACGACCACATCACCTCGGGAACCGGCACCCTCGACGAGGTCATGGAGCATGGGTTCAGTCACGGCTGGGGCGCCTTCGCCGGCAACCGCGAACTGGTGCACTGGATGCGCGCCTACAACGCCGGCCGGCCCGCGTCCGAGTGGCTCCGCTTCGCCGGTTTCGACGGCCCGCTGGAGATCACCCACGCCGCGAGCCCCCGGGAGGCCCTCACCGCACTTCACGACTACCTCGCGGCCCGGGTGGACGCGGATCTGCTCCCCTGCACCATGGACACCCTCGACGGTCTGCTCGGCACCGACGACCGGTGGACCGACCCCGCAGCGATGATGGACCCGGCCCGGTCTGTGGGGCGGTCGGTCGAGGCCAGGGAGTTGCGGCTGCTCGCCGACGATCTGGTGGCGCTGCTCGACGCCCAGACACCGCACCTGCTCGCGGCCACCTCGCGGGAGGACTGGGACCGGGCCTGCCTGTACGGGCGGACCGCGACCGGCCTGCTGCGCTACCACCACTGGATGGCCGACACCTCACCGGCCCGTATGACGCGGCTGTGCGCGCTGCGCGACGCGATGATGGCCCACAACCTCCTTGCCCTCGCCGCTCGGGGCCCGGCACTCGTCCACGCCCACAACTCCCATCTCCAGCGGGAGAAGAGCACCATGCAAATGTGGCAGGGGTCGGTGGAGTGGTGGAGCGCCGGTGCGCTGGTGAGCGCCCGGCTCGGCGAGGAGTACGCCTTCGCGCCCACGGCCCTCGGCACGATCCGGCACCAGGGAGTGGACACCCCGCCGCCGGACACCGTCGAAGGACTCCTCTACGCCCTCCCGGAGGACCGCTGCGTCATCGACGCCCCGCGGCTGGCCGCCGCCCTCGGCGACAGGCGGCCGGCGCCCCGGGTGTCTCCCTGGTTCGGCTACGCCCCGCTCGACCCGGCCCATCTGGCGGACAGTGACGGCATCGTGTTCGTGAAGGACGTCTCGAAGGAACCTCGTCCGAGTCGCCCCTGA